Proteins encoded by one window of Mesorhizobium sp. INR15:
- a CDS encoding PAS domain-containing sensor histidine kinase has protein sequence MALQAPSLNEPLFSEPSAREGRRLLALPGVVAVGGALVTAAISFAILVGATPITPNESTTLALIALNAAFVLFLIALVGREVHRILMARRHGKAASRLHVRIVAMFALVAAIPAIMVAIIASITLDIGLDRWFEIRTKTIVNSSLSIADAYVQENARNLQGTTLSMAYDLDASRTLYGLDRTGFLDLMNKEAAGRSLAHAALVKADGSFVMSAKTDADFSMPEPPEGAVNSAADGRTVLIEPKTRNIMGAIVKLREIEGLYLYTIRLVDPEVIKARQIVRSNTDEYRGLEDNRRTSQVAFALPYLSLTLIIILSAIWTGIAVADRLVRPIRQLIGAADEVATGNLDVAVAVRPSDGDVASLGDTFNKMLLELKSQRNEILSAKDLIDERRRFSEAVLAGVTAGVIGVDPYGIVTIVNRSAETMLAISADAALGQNLSAVLPHVGRVFEIGRKSGKPVYREQVTFYRAGAERTFNVQITIEAGDDGTEEKSYVVTVDDITDLVQAQRSSAWADVARRIAHEIKNPLTPIQLSAERIKRRYGKVITEDREVFDQCTDTIIRQVEDIGRMVDEFSAFARMPKPEMKAIDLRESLREASFLVEVSRADITFERVFGNEPLKGTFDSRLMAQAFGNVIKNAAEAIDGLEQKDGSDGIIRIQAGRQNGAIRIDVIDNGKGLPRENRQRLLEPYMTTREKGTGLGLAIVKKIVEDHGGRLELHDAPADFHGGRGAMISIILPPAAAATASSRGEGRAANERETEKVGNGV, from the coding sequence ATGGCTCTCCAGGCACCCTCACTCAACGAACCGCTTTTCAGCGAACCCAGCGCGAGGGAAGGACGCCGGCTGCTTGCGTTGCCGGGCGTGGTTGCGGTGGGCGGCGCGCTGGTGACGGCGGCGATCTCGTTCGCCATTCTTGTCGGTGCGACGCCGATTACCCCAAACGAGTCGACGACGCTGGCGTTGATCGCGCTCAATGCCGCCTTCGTCCTGTTTCTCATCGCCCTGGTTGGCCGCGAAGTGCACCGCATCCTCATGGCGCGCCGGCACGGCAAGGCTGCGTCGCGGCTGCATGTGCGCATCGTGGCGATGTTCGCGCTGGTCGCCGCCATTCCCGCGATCATGGTGGCCATCATCGCGTCTATCACGCTCGACATCGGCCTCGACCGCTGGTTCGAGATACGCACCAAGACGATCGTCAATTCGTCGCTGTCGATCGCCGATGCCTATGTCCAGGAAAACGCCCGCAATCTTCAGGGCACGACCCTGTCGATGGCCTATGATCTTGACGCGTCGCGCACGCTCTACGGGCTTGATCGGACAGGCTTTCTCGACCTGATGAACAAGGAGGCCGCGGGCCGATCGCTGGCTCACGCGGCGTTGGTCAAGGCAGACGGCTCTTTTGTCATGAGCGCCAAGACCGATGCCGATTTTTCCATGCCGGAGCCACCCGAAGGCGCCGTCAACAGCGCCGCCGACGGCAGGACCGTTCTGATTGAACCCAAGACCCGCAACATCATGGGCGCCATCGTCAAGCTGCGCGAGATCGAAGGCCTCTATCTCTACACAATTCGCCTGGTTGACCCCGAAGTGATCAAGGCGCGGCAGATCGTCAGGTCCAACACGGACGAATATCGCGGGCTCGAGGACAATCGCCGCACCTCGCAGGTGGCCTTCGCGCTTCCTTACCTGTCACTGACGCTGATCATCATCCTGTCCGCCATCTGGACCGGTATTGCGGTCGCCGACCGCCTGGTGCGGCCGATTCGTCAGCTTATTGGCGCCGCTGACGAGGTCGCGACCGGCAATCTCGATGTCGCCGTCGCCGTCAGGCCCTCCGATGGCGACGTCGCTTCGCTTGGTGATACGTTCAACAAGATGCTGCTGGAACTGAAGTCCCAGCGCAACGAGATCCTGTCGGCCAAGGATCTGATCGACGAGCGGCGGCGGTTCTCCGAAGCGGTGCTCGCGGGCGTCACCGCCGGCGTCATCGGTGTCGATCCCTATGGCATCGTAACCATTGTCAACCGTTCGGCGGAGACAATGCTGGCCATCTCCGCCGATGCGGCCCTCGGGCAGAACCTGTCCGCCGTGCTGCCGCATGTCGGCCGCGTTTTCGAGATCGGCCGGAAGTCCGGCAAGCCCGTCTATCGCGAGCAGGTGACCTTCTACCGAGCCGGCGCTGAACGGACTTTCAACGTGCAGATCACCATCGAGGCCGGCGACGACGGTACCGAGGAAAAGTCCTACGTCGTCACGGTCGACGACATTACCGATCTGGTTCAGGCGCAGCGCTCGTCAGCCTGGGCCGACGTGGCACGGCGCATCGCTCACGAAATCAAGAACCCGCTGACACCGATCCAGCTTTCGGCTGAGCGTATCAAGCGCCGCTACGGCAAGGTCATCACCGAGGACCGCGAGGTTTTCGACCAGTGCACCGACACCATCATCCGACAGGTCGAGGACATCGGCCGTATGGTCGATGAATTCTCGGCTTTCGCCCGCATGCCCAAGCCGGAGATGAAGGCGATCGACCTGCGCGAATCACTGCGCGAGGCCTCGTTCCTCGTCGAAGTCAGCCGCGCCGACATCACATTCGAACGGGTTTTCGGCAACGAACCGCTCAAAGGCACCTTCGACAGCCGTCTGATGGCGCAGGCTTTCGGCAATGTGATCAAGAACGCCGCCGAAGCGATCGACGGATTGGAACAGAAGGATGGTTCGGACGGCATAATCCGGATTCAAGCCGGGCGTCAGAATGGCGCGATTCGCATCGACGTCATCGACAATGGCAAAGGTTTGCCGCGCGAGAATCGCCAACGGCTGCTCGAGCCCTATATGACGACGCGCGAGAAGGGCACGGGGCTCGGTCTCGCGATCGTGAAGAAGATCGTGGAGGACCATGGCGGCAGGCTGGAACTTCATGATGCACCCGCGGATTTCCACGGTGGGCGGGGTGCGATGATCAGCATCATTCTGCCGCCAGCCGCTGCGGCTACCGCGTCTTCTCGCGGCGAAGGCAGGGCGGCAAACGAACGAGAAACTGAAAAGGTCGGTAATGGCGTCTGA
- the ntrC gene encoding nitrogen regulation protein NR(I), translating into MTVRGNILVADDDAAIRTVLNQALSRVGHEVRVTSNASTLWRWVAAGEGDLVITDVVMPDENAFDMLPRIKKARPELPVIVMSAQNTFMTAIRASETGAYEYLPKPFDLTELLNIVNRALSEPRRPKIDTRPEEQPDAMPLVGRSAAMQDIYRMLARMMQTDLTVMISGESGTGKELVARALHEYGRRRGGPFVAINMAAIPRDLIESELFGHEKGAFTGAQNRSTGRFEQAEGGTLFLDEIGDMPMEAQTRLLRVLQQGEYTTVGGRTPIKTDVRIVAATNKDLRTLINQGLFREDLFYRLNVVPLRLPALRERSEDVPDLVRHFFKLGALEGLQTKRISTGGIELMKRYPWPGNVRELENLIRRLAALYSQDEISAEIIEAELKTGERPVVPGGGNLIPDDLSIGQAVEHFLQRYFASFAGELPPAGLYQRILSEVEYPLVLASMTATRGNQIKAAELLGLNRNTLRKKIRELGVNVYKSSRQS; encoded by the coding sequence ATGACTGTTCGCGGCAACATTCTGGTCGCAGACGACGATGCGGCGATCCGCACTGTCCTCAATCAGGCGCTTTCACGCGTCGGCCATGAGGTGCGGGTGACTTCCAACGCCTCGACGCTGTGGCGTTGGGTGGCGGCGGGCGAAGGGGACCTGGTCATCACCGACGTGGTGATGCCGGACGAGAACGCTTTCGACATGCTGCCGCGCATCAAGAAGGCGCGGCCGGAACTGCCGGTTATCGTCATGAGCGCTCAGAACACGTTCATGACCGCGATTCGCGCCTCCGAGACCGGCGCCTACGAATATCTGCCGAAGCCGTTCGATCTCACCGAACTCCTCAACATCGTCAACCGGGCGCTTTCGGAGCCGAGGCGGCCGAAGATCGATACACGGCCGGAAGAACAGCCCGACGCGATGCCGCTGGTTGGCCGCTCGGCGGCCATGCAGGACATCTACCGCATGCTGGCGCGCATGATGCAGACCGACCTGACGGTGATGATTTCCGGCGAGTCCGGTACCGGCAAGGAACTGGTGGCACGCGCGCTGCACGAATATGGCCGCCGCCGTGGCGGTCCGTTCGTGGCCATCAACATGGCGGCAATCCCGCGCGATTTGATCGAATCGGAACTGTTCGGCCACGAGAAGGGCGCCTTCACCGGCGCGCAGAACCGCTCCACCGGCCGCTTCGAACAGGCCGAGGGCGGCACGCTGTTCCTCGATGAGATCGGCGACATGCCGATGGAGGCACAGACGCGGCTGCTGCGCGTCCTGCAGCAGGGCGAGTACACGACTGTCGGCGGGCGCACGCCGATCAAGACCGATGTTCGCATCGTCGCCGCCACCAACAAGGACCTGCGCACCCTGATCAACCAGGGACTGTTCCGCGAGGATCTCTTCTACCGCCTGAATGTCGTGCCGCTCAGGCTTCCGGCGCTGCGCGAGCGCTCCGAGGACGTTCCAGACCTCGTCCGCCACTTCTTCAAGCTCGGCGCGTTGGAAGGCTTGCAGACCAAGCGCATTTCCACCGGCGGCATCGAATTGATGAAGCGCTACCCATGGCCGGGCAATGTGCGCGAGCTGGAAAATCTTATCCGTCGGCTGGCCGCACTCTATTCGCAGGACGAGATCTCCGCCGAAATCATTGAAGCGGAGCTGAAGACCGGCGAACGGCCGGTCGTTCCAGGTGGCGGCAACCTCATTCCCGACGACCTGTCCATCGGCCAGGCGGTCGAGCATTTTCTGCAACGTTACTTTGCGTCGTTTGCCGGCGAATTGCCGCCAGCAGGTCTTTATCAGCGTATTTTGTCCGAGGTCGAGTATCCGCTCGTCCTTGCCTCAATGACCGCAACCCGCGGCAATCAGATCAAGGCCGCGGAATTGCTGGGGCTCAACCGCAACACGCTGCGCAAGAAGATTCGCGAACTTGGCGTCAATGTCTACAAATCGTCGCGGCAGTCCTGA
- a CDS encoding nitrogen regulation protein NR(II), with amino-acid sequence MNATIAQVPEMANAAQIVLNTIRRPVIMINPDGFITFANADAEDFFRSSATMLARNTLSKLIPFGSPLLTLVDQVRERLAPVNEYRVDVSSPRLGIEKVVDLYVAPVPEFPGAVVVMFQERSMADKIDRQMTHRGAARSVTGLAAMLAHEIKNPLSGIRGAAQLLELSASDEDRALTRLITDETDRIVSLVDRMEVFSDERPIDRYPVNIHVVLDHVKAIAKNGFARRIKILEDYDPSLPPVFANRDQLIQVFLNLVKNAAEAIGSDPQGEIILSTAFRPGIRVSVPGTQDRVSLPLEFCVRDNGSGVSEDILPILFDPFITTKPNGSGLGLALVAKIVGEHGGIIECDSTPRGTTFRILMPAWKEVPYGADDEGEGDRK; translated from the coding sequence ATGAACGCCACCATTGCCCAAGTGCCCGAGATGGCGAATGCCGCCCAGATCGTGCTCAACACAATCCGCCGTCCGGTGATCATGATCAACCCGGATGGCTTCATCACCTTCGCCAACGCCGACGCCGAGGACTTTTTCCGCTCAAGCGCCACCATGCTTGCCCGCAACACGCTGTCCAAGCTGATCCCTTTTGGCAGCCCGCTTTTGACTCTGGTCGATCAGGTGCGCGAGCGCCTGGCTCCGGTTAACGAATACCGGGTCGACGTGTCTTCGCCGCGGCTTGGCATCGAGAAGGTCGTCGATCTCTACGTTGCGCCGGTGCCGGAATTTCCCGGTGCGGTCGTGGTGATGTTCCAGGAACGCTCGATGGCCGACAAGATCGACCGGCAGATGACGCATCGCGGTGCCGCGCGCTCGGTGACTGGTCTTGCCGCGATGCTTGCCCATGAGATCAAGAACCCGCTTTCCGGCATCCGTGGCGCCGCCCAGTTGCTGGAACTTTCTGCGTCCGACGAGGACCGAGCGCTGACGCGCCTGATCACCGACGAGACCGACCGTATCGTGTCGCTGGTTGACCGCATGGAAGTGTTTTCCGACGAGCGGCCGATCGATCGCTATCCTGTCAATATCCACGTTGTTCTTGATCACGTGAAGGCAATTGCGAAGAACGGTTTTGCCAGGAGAATCAAGATATTGGAGGATTATGATCCTTCACTGCCTCCGGTGTTTGCCAACCGCGACCAGCTGATCCAGGTGTTCCTCAACCTGGTCAAGAATGCCGCCGAGGCGATCGGCAGCGATCCGCAGGGCGAGATCATCCTGTCGACCGCGTTCCGGCCGGGCATCCGCGTTTCGGTGCCGGGAACCCAGGACCGTGTCTCGCTGCCGCTGGAGTTTTGCGTGCGCGACAACGGTTCCGGAGTTTCCGAAGACATCCTGCCGATCCTGTTCGATCCTTTCATCACCACCAAGCCGAACGGTTCGGGGCTGGGGCTGGCGCTGGTCGCCAAGATCGTCGGCGAGCACGGCGGCATCATCGAATGCGATTCGACACCACGCGGGACCACGTTCCGCATCCTGATGCCGGCCTGGAAAGAAGTGCCATACGGCGCCGATGACGAAGGCGAAGGAGACCGCAAATGA
- the dusB gene encoding tRNA dihydrouridine synthase DusB: protein MPDLNKLAAPLDVGGVRIRNRVFLAPMSGITDEPFRRRAHAHGAGLVVSEMVASGELAKGRAGFDLRIRHSGLPVHMVQLAGREAVHMAEGARIAAGEGADIIDINMGCPAKKVTGGYAGSALMRDLDHALSLIDAVVGAVDVPVTVKMRLGWDEGALNAPSLARRAEEAGVRMVTIHGRTRCQFYQGKADWLAIARVKEAVSIPVVANGDVGSPAEAAMILEQSGADAVMIGRAHYGAPWIAGSIAAAAREEPVLGLPDREHALADYVIAHYEDMLALYGVESGLRQARKHLGWYLDRHAAGVADDQRKAVLTAFEPARVIALLREVFSSEPRTVNLRSAA from the coding sequence ATGCCTGACCTGAACAAATTGGCCGCGCCGTTGGACGTCGGCGGGGTAAGAATCCGCAATCGAGTCTTTCTGGCGCCGATGTCTGGAATAACCGACGAGCCGTTCCGGCGGCGCGCGCATGCGCATGGCGCGGGACTGGTGGTATCGGAAATGGTAGCGAGCGGCGAGCTTGCCAAGGGCAGGGCGGGTTTTGATCTGCGCATCCGTCATTCCGGGCTGCCTGTCCACATGGTTCAGCTTGCCGGCCGCGAAGCGGTTCATATGGCCGAGGGTGCGCGTATCGCCGCTGGTGAGGGCGCCGACATCATCGACATCAACATGGGCTGCCCCGCGAAAAAGGTGACAGGCGGCTATGCCGGATCGGCGCTGATGCGCGATCTTGATCACGCTTTGTCGCTGATCGATGCGGTGGTTGGTGCCGTGGATGTGCCGGTGACGGTGAAGATGCGGCTCGGCTGGGATGAAGGCGCGCTGAACGCTCCCTCTCTTGCGCGCCGTGCCGAGGAGGCCGGCGTCAGGATGGTAACGATCCATGGCCGCACGCGCTGCCAGTTCTATCAGGGCAAGGCCGATTGGCTTGCCATAGCCCGCGTCAAGGAGGCCGTGTCCATCCCGGTCGTCGCCAATGGCGATGTCGGTTCGCCGGCGGAGGCAGCCATGATCCTTGAACAGTCCGGCGCCGATGCGGTGATGATCGGCCGCGCGCATTATGGCGCGCCCTGGATTGCTGGCAGCATCGCCGCGGCAGCGCGAGAAGAGCCCGTGCTTGGCTTGCCCGACCGTGAACACGCGTTGGCTGACTATGTCATTGCCCACTACGAAGACATGTTGGCGCTGTACGGTGTCGAAAGCGGCCTGCGTCAGGCCCGCAAGCATCTTGGCTGGTATCTCGATCGTCATGCCGCCGGCGTTGCCGACGATCAGCGCAAGGCCGTCCTCACCGCATTCGAGCCTGCCCGCGTCATCGCCTTGCTGCGCGAGGTGTTTTCGAGCGAGCCGCGGACAGTGAACCTGCGGAGCGCAGCATGA
- a CDS encoding bifunctional 2-C-methyl-D-erythritol 4-phosphate cytidylyltransferase/2-C-methyl-D-erythritol 2,4-cyclodiphosphate synthase, which translates to MTDASETSAMNDKVAVVIVAAGRGARAGQANGPKQYQNIGGRAVIARTLETFLAHPRTGSVIVAIHADDHELFQLAAGASAVRVTAIIGGATRQESVRLGLLALRSHAPSRVLVHDAVRPFVDAELIDRTIAAIGEREGALPALPVADTLKRESASGVVGETVSRNGLHAAQTPQGFPFWPILAAHEKAHHLGKADFTDDAAIAEWAHIPVKIVPGSPDNFKLTWARDIAMADQRLSGERMRFPDIRTGNGYDVHAFEPGDHVTLCGVAIAHDKKLSGHSDADVGLHALTDALLATCGAGDIGTHFPPSDPQWKGAASRIFVEHAAKLVRERGGRIANADVTLICEAPRVGPHREAMTVTLSEMLGISRDRISIKATTNEKLGFVGREEGIAAIATASVAFPGEIPE; encoded by the coding sequence ATGACTGATGCAAGTGAAACTTCGGCCATGAATGACAAGGTAGCCGTGGTTATCGTCGCGGCCGGCCGCGGCGCGCGCGCCGGTCAGGCCAATGGGCCGAAGCAATATCAAAACATCGGTGGCCGCGCCGTCATCGCGCGCACACTTGAGACATTCCTGGCCCATCCGCGAACCGGCTCCGTGATTGTCGCCATTCATGCTGACGACCATGAGTTGTTTCAACTCGCGGCAGGCGCCAGCGCGGTACGGGTCACTGCCATTATTGGCGGCGCGACGAGACAGGAGTCCGTGCGCCTTGGCCTGCTCGCGTTGAGAAGCCACGCACCGAGCCGGGTGCTTGTGCACGATGCGGTTCGTCCGTTCGTCGATGCCGAGCTGATTGACCGAACGATCGCGGCGATCGGCGAACGCGAAGGCGCGCTGCCCGCCCTGCCCGTAGCAGATACGCTGAAGCGCGAGTCGGCCTCCGGTGTGGTCGGCGAAACCGTCTCCAGGAATGGGCTTCACGCGGCGCAAACGCCTCAGGGTTTCCCGTTCTGGCCGATCCTGGCCGCGCATGAGAAAGCCCATCATCTGGGGAAAGCCGATTTTACCGACGATGCGGCAATCGCCGAATGGGCACATATTCCGGTAAAGATCGTTCCGGGCTCTCCCGACAACTTCAAACTCACCTGGGCACGGGACATCGCGATGGCGGACCAGCGACTTTCCGGCGAGCGCATGCGCTTTCCTGACATCCGGACCGGCAATGGCTACGACGTCCATGCGTTCGAACCCGGCGATCATGTCACGCTGTGTGGTGTCGCCATTGCGCACGACAAGAAACTGTCAGGCCATTCGGACGCCGATGTTGGCCTCCACGCGTTGACTGATGCGCTGTTGGCGACCTGCGGCGCCGGGGACATCGGCACGCATTTTCCGCCGTCCGATCCGCAATGGAAGGGTGCTGCCTCGCGGATATTCGTCGAGCATGCGGCCAAGCTGGTGCGTGAACGTGGCGGCCGTATCGCCAATGCCGACGTCACGCTGATCTGCGAGGCCCCGCGCGTTGGCCCGCATCGTGAGGCGATGACCGTGACGCTTTCCGAAATGCTGGGGATTTCGCGGGACCGCATCTCGATCAAGGCGACCACCAACGAGAAGCTCGGCTTTGTCGGGCGCGAGGAAGGCATAGCTGCCATCGCTACCGCCAGCGTCGCCTTTCCCGGTGAGATACCGGAATGA
- a CDS encoding CinA family protein translates to MSNGELANALFQACQQRGIMLATAESCTGGMIIAALTDIAGSSAVVDRGFITYSNEAKMEMLGVSAATLKAHGAVSRETALEMAAGALARSRAGLTLAVTGIAGPGGGSVEKPVGLVWFGLALNDRPVAAERMLFADKGRDSIRQDTVSHALQLALNALRQS, encoded by the coding sequence ATGAGCAACGGCGAGTTGGCAAATGCACTGTTTCAGGCCTGCCAACAGCGTGGCATAATGCTGGCGACGGCGGAGAGCTGCACCGGCGGCATGATCATCGCCGCGCTGACCGACATCGCCGGTTCTTCGGCCGTGGTCGATCGCGGCTTCATCACCTATTCCAACGAGGCCAAGATGGAGATGCTTGGTGTTTCAGCGGCCACGCTGAAAGCGCACGGCGCGGTGTCGCGCGAAACGGCGCTCGAGATGGCGGCCGGTGCCCTTGCACGCTCGCGCGCCGGATTGACGCTGGCTGTCACCGGCATCGCCGGCCCTGGCGGTGGTTCGGTGGAAAAACCCGTCGGCCTGGTCTGGTTCGGTCTCGCCTTGAATGATCGACCCGTTGCAGCCGAGCGTATGCTCTTCGCCGACAAGGGCCGTGACTCAATCCGTCAGGACACAGTCAGTCACGCGCTGCAACTCGCTCTCAACGCACTTCGGCAGTCTTGA
- a CDS encoding type II toxin-antitoxin system RatA family toxin, which yields MPKFEATRRVAHTPEQMFALVADIEAYPQFLPLCESLTVRSRKEREGRTMLVADMSVGYKAIRETFSTQVLLKPDENTIDVRYIDGPFKYLSNVWRFEPAVGGCNVRFFIDYEFKSRILGAVMGTMFDRAFRMFAEAFEKRADVIYGTNPVS from the coding sequence ATGCCGAAATTCGAAGCCACCCGCCGCGTTGCCCACACGCCGGAGCAGATGTTCGCGCTGGTCGCCGATATCGAGGCCTACCCGCAATTCCTGCCGCTTTGCGAGTCCCTGACAGTGCGTTCGCGCAAGGAACGCGAGGGGCGAACCATGCTCGTCGCCGACATGAGCGTCGGCTACAAGGCGATCCGCGAGACGTTCAGCACGCAGGTGCTGCTCAAGCCCGACGAGAATACCATCGACGTCCGATACATCGATGGCCCGTTCAAATATCTGAGCAATGTATGGCGGTTCGAACCGGCTGTCGGCGGCTGCAACGTGCGCTTCTTCATCGACTATGAATTCAAGAGCCGCATTCTGGGCGCGGTGATGGGAACCATGTTCGATCGCGCTTTCCGCATGTTCGCCGAGGCCTTCGAGAAGCGTGCCGACGTCATCTACGGGACGAACCCGGTTTCCTGA
- the lipA gene encoding lipoyl synthase, with protein sequence MVTVLDTIANAPRLRHPEKAHKPDQDVLRKPDWIRVKAPVSKGYAETREIVKSHKLVTVCEEAGCPNIGECWEKKHATFMIMGEICTRACAFCNVATGIPTALDPDEPARVAHAVKQMGLSHVVITSVDRDDLADGGARHFAEVIRAIRAATPLTTIEILTPDFLRKEGALEIVVAAKPDVFNHNLETVPSNYLTVRPGARYFHSIRLLQRVKELDPSIFTKSGIMVGLGEERNEILQLMDDLRSANVDFMTIGQYLQPSKKHHPVIRFVTPEEFKSFETIGRTKGFLLVASSPLTRSSHHAGDDFAKLRAAREAFLKKSA encoded by the coding sequence ATGGTCACTGTTCTCGATACGATCGCCAACGCACCGCGCCTGCGGCACCCGGAGAAGGCGCACAAGCCCGATCAGGATGTGCTGCGCAAGCCCGACTGGATCCGCGTCAAGGCGCCAGTGTCGAAGGGCTATGCCGAGACGCGCGAGATTGTGAAGTCGCACAAGCTGGTGACGGTGTGTGAAGAGGCCGGCTGCCCCAACATCGGCGAGTGCTGGGAAAAGAAGCACGCCACCTTCATGATCATGGGCGAGATTTGCACGCGCGCTTGTGCGTTCTGCAATGTCGCCACCGGCATCCCGACTGCCCTTGATCCGGACGAGCCGGCGCGCGTCGCCCATGCCGTCAAGCAGATGGGCCTGAGCCATGTCGTTATCACTTCGGTCGACCGCGACGATCTCGCCGACGGCGGCGCGCGCCATTTCGCCGAAGTCATCCGTGCGATCAGGGCAGCGACGCCCCTGACGACGATCGAAATCCTGACGCCTGACTTCCTGCGCAAGGAAGGCGCGCTGGAGATCGTCGTGGCGGCTAAGCCCGATGTCTTCAACCACAATCTCGAAACCGTGCCGTCGAACTATCTGACGGTTCGGCCAGGCGCCCGTTATTTCCACTCGATCAGGCTGCTGCAGCGGGTCAAGGAACTTGACCCGTCGATCTTCACCAAGTCCGGCATCATGGTGGGCCTGGGTGAGGAGCGGAACGAAATCCTGCAACTGATGGACGACCTGCGTTCGGCCAATGTCGACTTCATGACCATTGGCCAATATCTGCAGCCATCGAAGAAGCACCATCCGGTGATCCGTTTCGTCACGCCGGAGGAGTTCAAATCCTTCGAGACAATCGGTCGGACCAAGGGCTTTCTGCTGGTGGCGTCGAGCCCGCTGACGCGCTCGTCGCATCACGCCGGCGACGATTTCGCCAAGCTGCGCGCGGCGCGGGAAGCGTTCCTCAAGAAATCGGCCTGA
- a CDS encoding GlsB/YeaQ/YmgE family stress response membrane protein, whose protein sequence is MDVNGVGWIAAIIIGGLAGWFAEMVMKSNTGIFMNIILGIIGAVVLNAILNALHFDPFGVGWTAYLITGFIGACLLIAVGRMVRR, encoded by the coding sequence ATGGACGTGAATGGAGTGGGCTGGATCGCAGCCATCATTATCGGCGGTCTGGCGGGCTGGTTCGCCGAAATGGTCATGAAGAGCAACACCGGCATCTTCATGAACATAATTCTGGGCATCATCGGCGCGGTCGTGTTGAACGCCATCCTGAATGCGCTGCACTTCGACCCGTTCGGCGTGGGCTGGACAGCCTATCTGATCACCGGCTTCATCGGCGCCTGTCTGCTGATCGCCGTTGGTCGCATGGTTCGCCGTTAA